A single genomic interval of Macadamia integrifolia cultivar HAES 741 chromosome 6, SCU_Mint_v3, whole genome shotgun sequence harbors:
- the LOC122081382 gene encoding beta-glucuronosyltransferase GlcAT14A-like (The sequence of the model RefSeq protein was modified relative to this genomic sequence to represent the inferred CDS: added 84 bases not found in genome assembly) encodes MKIYRITSGILGFSCGILVFALGLVLLGAFYSSFFHGEFSEISNDTIEFSFAAPAVLKGSGFPPVLAYWISGHKGDNEKILRLLKAVYHPRNQYLLSLDASSSDYERSKLALSVQSEMIFRAFGNVNVVGRSYPLNLMGSSALAATLHAASLLLRINRDWDWYIPLSASDYPIMSQDDLLHAFTFLPRDLNFIDYSTNSGWKKRQGINHIAMDPNLYFKENTQIFFASEVRATPDAFQIYGGSPWFILSRAFMDYCVHGWDNLPRKLLMYFTNVAYPLESYFHTVLCNSPEFQNTSANNDLRFIEWNNPSDMETNFLNLSHYKRMVLSGSVFARPFQEGNLLLQKVDEIILKRRPDGFVPGKWCLDTGMNQTMEISNSDINEEEPSSIWGDINAVKPG; translated from the exons ATGAAGATATACAGAATTACTTcagggattttgggtttttcttgTGGGATTCTTGTTTTCGCATTGGGCTTAGTGCTGTTGGGAGCTTTTTACAGTTCTTTTTTTCATGGTGAGTTTTCGGAGATAAGCAATGACACCATTGAGTTTTCGTTTGCGGCTCCAGCTGTATTAAAAGGGTCTGGCTTCCCACCAGTTCTCGCTTACTGGATCTCTGGTCATAAAGGGGATAATGAGAAGATTTTGAGGCTGTTGAAGGCAGTTTATCATCCTAGAAACCAGTACCTTTTGAGTCTTGATGCTAGTTCCTCAGATTATGAAAGAAGCAAATTAGCTCTGTCAGTTCAATCTGAAATGATCTTTCGAGCTTTTGGAAATGTTAATGTTGTTGGCAGAAGTTACCCTCTTAACCTTATGGGATCCTCAGCTCTTGCAGCAACACTTCATGCCGCTTCCCTACTTCTAAGGATCAATAGGGATTGGGATTGGTATATCCCACTAAGTGCCTCTGATTATCCAATTATGTCTCAAGATG ATCTCCTTCATGCCTTCACATTCTTACCAAGGGATCTGAACTTCATCGACTACTCTACTAACTCAGGGTGGAAGAA GAGGCAAGGGATTAATCACATTGCTATGGACCCAAATCTTTATTTTAAAGAGAATACAcagattttctttgcttctgaAGTCCGAGCAACACCAGATGCCTTCCAGATTTATGGAG GTTCTCCATGGTTCATTCTCAGCAGAGCCTTCATGGATTACTGTGTACATGGGTGGGACAACCTCCCAAGGAAACTACTCATGTACTTCACCAATGTGGCCTACCCACTTGAATCCTACTTTCATACAGTCCTCTGCAACTCCCCTGAATTTCAGAACACTAGTGCAAACAATGATCTGAGGTTCATTGAATGGAACAACCCTTCAGACATGGAAACAAATTTTCTCAATCTGTCTCATTATAAAAGAATGGTACTAAGTGGGTCAGTCTTTGCAAGACCATTTCAAGAAGGCAATCTGTTGCTTCAGAAAGTGGATGAAATCATACTGAAACGCCGGCCAGATGGATTTGTCCCTGGAAAGTGGTGTTTGGACACAGGAATGAAT
- the LOC122080693 gene encoding probable serine/threonine-protein kinase samkC, producing the protein MESLFANYASSDDEEEQQQQISTKSYSNLCEPTSISRETPKLSSSLFSSLPQPKSSSSIFSLPPPKSHHPNPQTPSNPSSSEPNPEPTKPSSSFSSLPPPKSSLPNPLALTNPSASGSNPKRVVQFKPPINQSLLSRDDDEDEDQDEKEKERKPTKEFKSSEPVSSLKSFFSNLPAPKNSLGSGTPSLGSGRRSIVEAEIPTSNFDGFKKENETGTSGDLGSHEGNWVDGSSAAKVGAVDGSSESAFTGTESANWLPGNNSYENYAYESYGNYAGYETYGTYEDGTYGTSEGNQADTSTTMTAAWPTQEMSGAAENMVRIPGKRGRNDVPADIVEVKQDELMKNRPREDQVKLTGIAFGPSYQD; encoded by the exons atggaGTCTCTCTTCGCAAACTATGCTTCTTCAGACGACGAGGAAGAACAGCAACAGCAAATCTCTACCAAATCCTACTCTAATTTATGCGAACCAACCTCCATCTCTAGAGAAACCCCtaaactttcttcttctctcttctcttctcttccccagCCCAAATcctcctcttctatcttctcCCTTCCTCCTCCCAAGTCTCACCACCCGAATCCACAAACCCCCTCAAACCCTTCATCTTCAGAACCTAATCCTGAACCCACCAAACCTTCTTCCagcttttcttcccttccccctccCAAGTCTAGCCTCCCAAACCCATTAGCCCTCACGAATCCCTCAGCTTCAGGTTCTAATCCCAAAAGGGTTGTTCAATTCAAGCCTCCAATAAACCAATCTCTGCTGTCCCgagatgacgatgaggatgaagaTCAGGAtgagaaggaaaaggagagaaaacccACCAAGGAATTCAAGTCTTCAGAACCAGTTTCCTCTTTAAAATCTTTCTTTTCCAATCTACCAGCTCCCAAGAACTCGTTGGGTTCAGGTACTCCGTCTTTGGGCTCTGGTCGTAGATCTATCGTTGAAGCTGAGATACCCACATCGAATTTCGATGGTTTCAAGAAGGAGAATGAAACCGGCACTAGTGGAGACCTAGGGAGTCATGAAGGGAATTGGGTTGATGGGTCATCTGCGGCAAAGGTGGGAGCAGTGGATGGTTCTTCAGAATCTGCATTTACGGGTACTGAAAGTGCAAATTGGCTTCCTGGAAATAATTCTTATGAGAACTACGCCTATGAGAGTTATGGGAACTATGCGGGCTATGAGACCTACGGTACCTATGAGGATGGGACCTATGGTACATCTGAGGGTAACCAGGCCGATACATCTACGACGATGACGGCGGCATGGCCAACACAAGAGATGTCAGGGGCAGCTGAAAATATGGTGAGAATTCCTGGGAAGAGAGGGAGGAATGATGTACCTGCGGATATAGTTGAAGTGAAGCAGGATGAGTTGATGAAAAATAGACCAAGGGAGGACCAGGTGAAATTGACTGGGATAGCTTTTGGGCCTTCTTACCAG GATTGA